In the Colletotrichum higginsianum IMI 349063 chromosome 7 map unlocalized unitig_7, whole genome shotgun sequence genome, one interval contains:
- a CDS encoding Hsp70-like protein — MTTPPKMDTFEKLSVSERKIVVGIDFGTTYSGVAWAETQRPDRRTAITTWPISKTVREGESSDKVPTKLRYADGEVQWGFSIPVTAPQDQVIEWFKLDLDASFQGMSPAVPSERKAVDKLVTDYISALGDHLHYTLREKLGEQVVKTTPLEFVVTVPAIWSDLAKDKTRQACQKAAGLTAGTNAPIHLVSEPEAAAIYALHGLDPHGLKVGDTVVVVDAGGGTVDLISYTITSLKPILEVQEAAPGSGALCGSTFLNMRFAKFLKAKLGKEDGFDDDIMAEAMEQFEKKIKRQFTLGAAPEETYTIPVGGLANNKELGISRGRFALKASDLQTIFEPVVLECIKLVKDQITASNTPIRAVLLVGGFGASHYLKERLRNAIDKNIQIMQPPNAWQAVVQGAVMKGLAQVSPDRLTQVRVQNRKARKHYGTEWRTKYDVKAHKHLEQRRHWCGLDGCYKVYTMEWFIQRGDNVSENEPFYTSFVWTGLVSQGRIKKIKMDVYADRNARAAPVARDDNVSMLVHVEADVSHIPEHMLARRKGLDGQWYYELSCKIEAVYLSASTAYTLLYNNQRYSTVTAETTIPSTGSPSTRRLSPSSVTVVIKSLELGLMYILNPVACGLADAYGPARLYSVAALSAVLSQHFSRRRALAIGGVCLPVIISHLVPRLCFEWTLRIAALISLGCYAVAVLISTPKHPGKPVKSVWSVADFSGFPDRRYFILALANVAGNFGLYIPFYYLGTFRAPDEPDAALPVSESSPANPAPQSVTLRLATPSPRSGNTTRGMVTVLLMAHGPLLFLEQG, encoded by the exons ATGACCACGCCCCCCAAAATGGACACCTTTGAGAAGCTCTCTGTGAGCGAGCGCAAGATCGTCGTCGGTATCGATTTCGGCACCACGTACTCGGGCGTGGCCTGGGCCGAAACCCAACGCCCCGACCGGCGAACCGCCATCACCACGTGGCCCATCAGCAAGACGGTTCGCGAGGGCGAATCCTCCGACAAGGTGCCTACCAAGCTCAGAtacgccgacggcgaggttcAATGGGGGTTTTCCATCCCCGTCACTGCGCCTCAGGATCAAGTCATCGAGTGGTTCAAGCT TGACCTCGATGCTTCTTTTCAGGGCATGAGCCCAGCCGTCCCCTCCGAGCGAAAAGCCGTGGACAAGTTGGTCACCGACTACATCTCGGCGCTCGGCGACCATCTGCACTACACCTTGCGGGAGAAGCTGGGCGAGCAAGTGGTCAAGACGACCCCTCTCGAGTTCGTCGTCACTGTTCCCGCCATCTGGTCCGACCTCGCCAAGGACAAGACGAGGCAGGCCTGCCAGAAGGCGGCGGGTCTCACCGCAGGGACGAACGCGCCCATCCACCTCGTCtccgagcccgaggccgccgccatctaCGCGTTGCACGGCCTCGACCCTCACGGCCTCAAGGTCGGCGataccgtcgtcgtcgtggacgCGGGAGGCGGCACTGTCGACTTGATCTCCTACACCATCACGAGTCTGAAGCCCATCCTCGAGGTCCAAGAGGCCGCTCCGGGATCCGGTGCCTTGTGCGGCTCGACCTTCCTCAACATGCGCTTCGCCAAGTTCCTCAAGGCGAAGCTCGGCAAGGAGGACgggttcgacgacgacatcatGGCAGAGGCCATGGAGCAGTTTGAGAAGAAG ATCAAGCGGCAGTTCAcactcggcgccgcccccgaaGAAACCTACACCATCCCGGTCGGAGGCCTGGCCAACAACAAGGAGCTCGGCATCAGCCGCGGTCGGTTCGCCCTGAAGGCGTCTGATCTCCAGACCATTTTCGAGCCCGTCGTGCTGGAGTGCAtcaagctcgtcaaggaCCAGATCACGGCCAGCAACACCCCGATCCGGGCCGTCCTCCTGGTGGGCGGGTTCGGCGCCTCCCACTACCTCAAGGAGCGTCTGCGCAACGCCATCGACAAGAACATCCAGATCATGCAGCCGCCGAACGCGTGGCAGGCCGTCGTGCAGGGGGCCGTCATGAAGGGCCTGGCGCAGGTGTCGCCCGACCGCCTCACGCAGGTCCGGGTCCAGAACCGCAAGGCGCGCAAGCACTACGGGACCGAGTGGCGCACCAAGTACGACGTCAAGGCCCACAAGCACCTGGAGCAGAGGCGGCACTGGTGCGGCCTGGACGGCTGCTACAAGGTGTACACGATGGAGTGGTTCATCCAGCGCGGCGACAACGTGTCGGAGAACGAGCCCTTCTACACGTCCTTTGTGTGGACCGGCCTGGTGAGCCAGGGCCGcatcaagaagatcaagATGGACGTCTACGCCGACCGCAACGCGCGGGCCGCGCCCGTGGCCCGCGACGACAACGTCTCCATGCTCGTCcacgtcgaggccgatgtCAGCCACATCCCGGAGCACATGCTGGCCCGCCGGAAGGGTCTTGATGGGCAATGGTACTACGAGCTGAGCTGCAAGATCGAGGCCGTCTACCTGTCTGCGTCGACCGCCTACACGTTGCTCTATAACA ATCAGCGATACAGCACCGTGACCGCCGA GACCACTATCCCGAGCACGGGGTCGCCGAGTACCCGTCGTCTGTCACCGTCGTCTgtcaccgtcgtcatcaaatcgctcgagctcggcctcatGTACATCCTGAACCCGGTCGCCTGCGGCCTCGCGGACGCCTACGGCCCCGCGAGGCTATACTCGGTGGCCGCACTCAGCGCGGTGCTTTC CCAGCACTTcagccggcgccgtgctCTCGCGATCGGCGGCGTCTGTCTGCCCGTCATAATCTCCCACCTCGTGCCGCGGCTCTGCTTCGAATGGACGCTGCGAATCGCCGCGCTCATCAGCCTGGGCTGCTACGCCGTCGCTGTGCTCATCTCTACGCCTAAGCATCCCGGCAAACCCGTCAAGTCCGTCTGGTCCGTCGCGGACTTTAGCGGCTTCCCGGACCGGCGCTATTTTATCCTTGCTCTCGCCAATGTGGCCGGCAACTTTGGTCTCTACATTCCGTTCTACTATCTAGGTACCTTTCGGGCCCCTGACGAGCCCGATGCAGCGCTCCCAGTGTCGGAGTCTTCTCCAGCTAATCCCGCCCCGCAGAGCGTTACATTGCGGCTCGCCACCCCGAGTCCACGGTCGGGAAACACGACAAGAGGGATGGTTACGGTCCTCCTGATGGCTCATGGACCGTTACTGTTTCTGGAACAAGGATGA